The Rhizobium viscosum genomic sequence GTGCAAGAGCAATCGCACGCCGTCCTGCAGGATGAGAGGAGGAGACATCTGGGAGGCGAGCTCGATGACCCGTGCCTGCAGTTTCTGGACCATTTCCGGGTTCTGATCGGCAAGGTTTGTGGTCTCGGACATGTCCTTCTGGAGATCGAAGAGTTCGACTTTCGGCGGCAACGTCGTCTTCCACACAAGCTTCCAATCGCCCTGGCGCACGGCGGCCGTCATTGGTTCGACGTTGTAGACGATCTCGGTGCGCGGCGATGGTTTTCCTTCGCCAAGCATCGGCCACATGTCCATTCCGTCCAGCGGCTTGTTCTTGCCGAACTCAGCGCCGGCCAGAGCTGCCAAGGTCGGGTACATGTCGACGACATGCATCATTCCGTCGGCAGTGCCAGGCTTGATCTTTCCCGGCCAGTTGACCAGGCCAACGACGCGCGTGCCGCCTTCATAGGTCGTCCCCTTGCCCTCCCGGTAAGGACCGTTGTCGGCCGGAAGCTTGCCCTTGACATCGCTTTCCCCCGCAAAGAAGGCATTCACGACGCCGCCGTTGTCGCTGTGAAAGACGATGAGCGTATTCTCGCGCATCCCGCGCGTTTCGAGAGCATCGACGACTCTGCCGATGCCATCGTCCATCACCGAAATCATCGCTGCATAGTTTCGCCGGCTCTCGTCGGCGATATGGCTGTTGCGTTCAATAAATTCCTTCGGCGCCTGGAAGGGCGTATGCGGCGACGTGAAGGCCAGATACAGGAACAGAGGCTTCGCCTGATCGTGCTCGTTGATCACTCGCACGGCTTCGTCAGCGAAGAGGACGTTGTCGAATCCGTCCTCCTCGATGGCGTCGTTGTTCCGGTACCAATCCGCATTGCCGTTTGCCGACTTGTGCGTGAAGTGATCGATCTCACCAAGCAGAGCGCCATAGAATGAATCGAATCCGCGCTGGCGCGGCCAGAATGCCGTCTTGGCATGACCGAGGTGCCATTTGCCGCTCGCGGCGGTGGCATAGCCCGCCTCCTTCAGCAGTTCCGGCAAGAGATAGTCATCGAGCGCCAGGCCGTAGGTACCGCCCTGGGGAATGACGGCGGTCTGCATGCCGTAACGGAACGGGTAGCGGCCCGTCATAAACGCCGCCCGGGTGGGCGTGCACATGGGCTGCGCGTAATATTGCTCGAGCCGGGCGCCTTTTTCCGCCAGCTCGTCGATGTTTGGCGTCTTTATGTCAGAGCCGTGAAATCCGACATCCTTCCAGCCCAGATCGTCGGCCAGGATAAAAACAATGTTCGGCTTGGCCGACTGTGCGAACGCGGCCGTTCCGGAAGCAAGCGCGGCGGCCAAGCCACGCACACCGATCCTGCCAGCGATTTGCGCCGCCGCCAGCGAGCCGCCAGTCGTGAGCATTGCGCGGCGCGTAAACCCTTTTGGGCCGATATTACCGGCCTCGTTATCAGCATTCTCGTCCATCAGTTCAGTCCCCCCTTGCTCAGCGGTTTTGTCCGGCATTTCGCGCAAGAACAGTTCGGCTGTACCCCAAGTAGAACATCCGGGCGGCGAGCATCCAAAATGCCCTTGAGCCCTCTCTCCGTATCAAATCCCCCTTGCTATCCGGCACATACATCGACTCCCATCGGAGCCAGGGGGCATCAGCGTTCGCTGGCCTTACATGCTGGCCGAAATGGTCTCGGCATCTTGGTATTGTCTACCGATTTGCGAAAAAGGCGAGTGCATGAGCTCTCAGGTTTCCGGATTTTCCGATAGATCGGCAAAGCCGTCGCCGCGCAACTTTCAACCGGCGGCGCAGCAGGGTGTTTGCCCGTCTCTCTCATTCCTGGGACAAGTGCAGGAATGAGGGGAATTCCTGGGATGCCGGTGCCCCAGGCGAGGTTGGCGGCGGTATCTACCCCGCCAGCAAGGCGCGGTGATCAGGCGCCGGGGGCAGCTGGGCGGCAACCCCACCCTCGCGAGAGCGTAGCGATGACGGGCGAGATGGAGACGCGGATGGTTTTCGATCCTCTGCCGCACCATCGCGGAAGGCAACATGGCAGCAGCCGCGGCAATCGCCGCGGCGCGGACACTCGGCCGGGA encodes the following:
- a CDS encoding arylsulfatase B; amino-acid sequence: MPDKTAEQGGTELMDENADNEAGNIGPKGFTRRAMLTTGGSLAAAQIAGRIGVRGLAAALASGTAAFAQSAKPNIVFILADDLGWKDVGFHGSDIKTPNIDELAEKGARLEQYYAQPMCTPTRAAFMTGRYPFRYGMQTAVIPQGGTYGLALDDYLLPELLKEAGYATAASGKWHLGHAKTAFWPRQRGFDSFYGALLGEIDHFTHKSANGNADWYRNNDAIEEDGFDNVLFADEAVRVINEHDQAKPLFLYLAFTSPHTPFQAPKEFIERNSHIADESRRNYAAMISVMDDGIGRVVDALETRGMRENTLIVFHSDNGGVVNAFFAGESDVKGKLPADNGPYREGKGTTYEGGTRVVGLVNWPGKIKPGTADGMMHVVDMYPTLAALAGAEFGKNKPLDGMDMWPMLGEGKPSPRTEIVYNVEPMTAAVRQGDWKLVWKTTLPPKVELFDLQKDMSETTNLADQNPEMVQKLQARVIELASQMSPPLILQDGVRLLLHSDTVLPDPAEMFNVGD